One window from the genome of Bacillus weihaiensis encodes:
- a CDS encoding CxxH/CxxC protein: protein MYCCEEHVEVAIDMYVDEKELAPEIEKVAENEKLSTTCELCKNPAVYVIGE, encoded by the coding sequence ATGTATTGTTGCGAGGAACATGTAGAAGTCGCTATAGATATGTATGTGGATGAAAAAGAACTAGCACCAGAGATCGAAAAAGTAGCAGAAAATGAAAAGTTATCCACAACATGTGAATTATGTAAGAACCCTGCAGTGTATGTGATCGGAGAGTAA
- a CDS encoding S1C family serine protease, producing the protein MGYYDQDYENYNAKRQKGNRGGWFLAGLVGAILGGLLMMFAFPAFSRFLPYDMELGGDETQQQAETTESTGSIKNVSVDVNTAITGIVDDVSEAVVGVVNLQDAGFWSETGEAGTGSGVIYKKEGQNAFVVTNHHVIAGASQVEISLSDGQRVPAEILGSDVLTDLAVLRVDSEKITKVADFGDSDKVKPGEPVIAIGNPLGLQFSGSVTQGIISGTERAIPIDENGDGQVDWNAEVLQTDAAINPGNSGGALINMDGKVIGINSMKIAQSAVEGIGLSIPVNHAIPIIADLEKYSEVRRPYMGIGMRSLNEISSYHKEQTLKLPEEISSGVIVMSVEPLSPAAQGGLQEFDVITEFAGEEVKDIIELRKVLYNQDVGDTIEFSFYRNGEKQSGKMKLGEQDMMGS; encoded by the coding sequence ATGGGCTATTATGATCAAGATTATGAAAATTATAACGCAAAAAGGCAAAAAGGAAACCGTGGTGGCTGGTTTTTAGCGGGATTAGTCGGCGCTATTCTAGGCGGACTTCTCATGATGTTTGCTTTTCCTGCTTTCTCTCGCTTTCTTCCATATGATATGGAGTTAGGTGGAGATGAAACGCAGCAACAAGCGGAAACAACGGAATCAACAGGTTCCATCAAGAACGTCTCGGTTGATGTGAATACAGCCATTACTGGCATCGTTGATGATGTATCAGAAGCTGTAGTTGGAGTTGTGAATCTCCAGGATGCAGGTTTTTGGAGTGAAACGGGCGAAGCAGGCACAGGCTCTGGTGTAATTTATAAAAAAGAGGGCCAAAATGCTTTTGTTGTAACCAATCACCATGTCATTGCAGGTGCATCACAGGTTGAAATCAGCTTAAGTGATGGTCAACGAGTTCCTGCTGAAATCTTAGGAAGCGATGTGTTAACAGATTTAGCGGTTCTACGAGTGGACAGCGAGAAAATTACGAAGGTGGCTGATTTCGGTGATTCTGATAAGGTAAAACCAGGAGAACCGGTGATAGCAATTGGAAATCCATTAGGCCTTCAATTTTCGGGATCTGTTACACAAGGAATTATCTCTGGTACAGAAAGAGCAATACCAATTGATGAGAATGGCGATGGACAGGTTGATTGGAATGCAGAGGTATTACAAACTGATGCTGCAATAAACCCAGGTAATAGCGGTGGTGCTCTTATTAATATGGACGGGAAAGTCATTGGAATTAACTCGATGAAAATTGCCCAGTCCGCGGTAGAAGGAATCGGACTATCCATACCTGTTAATCATGCTATTCCGATTATTGCAGACCTAGAAAAATATAGTGAGGTTCGCCGTCCATATATGGGAATCGGTATGAGATCTCTAAATGAAATCTCAAGCTATCATAAAGAGCAAACCTTAAAGCTACCTGAGGAAATTAGTTCAGGTGTTATTGTGATGAGTGTGGAGCCACTTTCTCCAGCCGCTCAAGGTGGACTACAGGAATTTGATGTTATTACCGAATTTGCAGGAGAAGAAGTAAAGGACATTATTGAATTACGTAAAGTGCTATACAATCAAGATGTCGGTGATACAATTGAATTTTCATTTTATCGTAATGGTGAAAAACAATCTGGTAAAATGAAACTAGGCGAGCAGGATATGATGGGGAGCTAA